From the Gemmatimonadales bacterium genome, one window contains:
- a CDS encoding LysM peptidoglycan-binding domain-containing protein gives MHRTSLFALLLAAAACSSGRAPVVAPSPAAQSVSSPALDTSSAADFAAVPPTEPARNVDSLARSIVAADSAADAAVLAALDLASPDSNPEPAISHAGGADDLDVVTSWDIDVETYASHYRVQYYLDFFQGPGRERMAIWLTRLPRYEAMIREQMQLNGVPEDMVYLALIESGYSNSAVSRARATGMWQFMKGTGRMYGLQVNTYVDERRDPVKSTAAAARHLNDLQERFGSIYLAAAAYNAGAGKVSRGLRGLPASTVSTPDTASDLSDEDEVNNDAEFFRLYDTRYLRRETKDYVPKLIAAALIAKEPTKYGFEDPPAVPPFAYDSLIVPSQTGLDVIARLSGATFAQIRELNPQYIRMVTPPGKSAVVRVPVGYGEQTAVAYAELPSSERVAYQTHVVRSGETISGIAQRYHVSTAEIRDANPKIPRSGMIRIGQQLVIPTNGFNAETRAAIAATQGSVSGPSRSATVYTVRRGDTLSGIAKRYGTSTANLKRINGLSSDQLRVGQKLRLRSSGRTA, from the coding sequence GTGCATCGGACTTCACTATTTGCCCTACTCCTGGCCGCAGCCGCCTGCAGCAGCGGTCGTGCGCCTGTCGTGGCGCCGTCGCCGGCGGCCCAGAGCGTCTCCAGCCCCGCCCTCGATACATCAAGCGCCGCCGACTTCGCGGCCGTGCCTCCGACGGAACCCGCGCGCAACGTCGACAGCCTGGCCCGCTCCATCGTGGCAGCCGACTCGGCTGCCGATGCGGCCGTGCTGGCGGCTCTCGATCTTGCCTCCCCCGATTCGAACCCCGAGCCGGCAATCTCGCACGCTGGCGGCGCCGATGACCTGGATGTGGTCACCTCGTGGGACATCGACGTTGAGACGTATGCGTCCCACTACCGCGTCCAGTACTACCTCGACTTCTTCCAGGGCCCCGGGCGTGAGCGGATGGCCATCTGGCTGACCCGCCTCCCCCGGTATGAGGCGATGATCCGCGAGCAGATGCAGCTCAACGGCGTCCCCGAGGACATGGTGTACCTGGCGCTCATCGAGAGCGGGTACTCGAATTCGGCGGTCAGCCGGGCGCGCGCCACCGGGATGTGGCAGTTCATGAAGGGGACCGGCCGCATGTACGGGCTGCAGGTGAACACCTATGTCGACGAGCGGCGGGATCCCGTCAAGTCGACCGCGGCCGCGGCCCGGCACCTGAACGACCTGCAGGAGCGTTTCGGCTCGATCTACCTGGCGGCCGCCGCATACAACGCCGGCGCCGGCAAGGTGTCACGTGGCCTGCGCGGCCTCCCGGCGAGCACGGTCAGCACGCCGGACACCGCCAGCGATCTGAGCGACGAAGACGAAGTGAACAACGACGCCGAGTTCTTCCGGCTGTACGACACCCGGTACCTCCGCCGCGAGACGAAGGACTACGTGCCGAAGCTGATCGCCGCGGCGCTCATCGCCAAGGAACCGACCAAGTACGGCTTCGAAGACCCGCCGGCGGTCCCTCCCTTCGCCTACGATTCGCTGATCGTGCCCAGCCAGACGGGGCTCGACGTGATCGCCCGGTTGTCGGGCGCCACCTTCGCCCAGATACGCGAGCTCAACCCGCAGTACATCCGGATGGTGACGCCGCCCGGCAAGTCCGCGGTGGTGCGCGTCCCGGTGGGCTATGGCGAGCAGACGGCCGTGGCCTACGCCGAGCTGCCGTCGTCGGAGCGGGTGGCGTACCAGACGCACGTCGTTCGCAGCGGCGAGACCATCTCCGGGATTGCCCAGCGGTATCACGTCAGCACTGCCGAGATTCGCGATGCCAATCCGAAAATCCCGCGGTCCGGGATGATCCGTATCGGCCAACAGCTGGTCATTCCGACCAATGGGTTCAACGCCGAGACGCGCGCGGCCATCGCAGCCACGCAGGGATCGGTCAGTGGGCCGTCTCGGAGCGCCACGGTATACACGGTGCGCCGGGGTGACACCCTGTCGGGAATTGCCAAGCGATACGGCACCAGTACGGCAAACCTCAAACGGATCAACGGACTCTCCAGCGACCAGCTCAGGGTTGGGCAGAAGCTGCGACTCCGGAGCTCGGGCCGCACCGCCTGA
- a CDS encoding COX15/CtaA family protein — translation MSDAPLPDSTRRRIGTWLALWALMVLVLVLIGGATRLTESGLSITEWKPVTGVLPPLDRAAWEAEFTRYQQIPEYQQLNFGMSLAQFQVIYLWEFSHRLWARLVGLALALPLVFFLWRKELRGALAWRIGGILLLTGLQGAMGWYMVKSGLTVRTDVSQYRLAAHLALALIVYALAVWTSAELLGVGDRVEVVDPKADRRLRRRTAWFAGFVFFTIISGAFVAGLDAGHAWNTFPLMGGQVVPPGYSALSPWYLNVFENVAAVQFHHRLLGMSVALLSVLLWRSSRGVALPDRARRWFALLAFLATVQMGLGITTLLLKVPVPVGVLHQFGAVLVLTTALLALASLQTKSGRHGLPAALDAGPARPVSSR, via the coding sequence GTGTCGGACGCCCCGCTTCCTGATTCCACCCGCCGTCGCATCGGCACCTGGCTCGCGCTCTGGGCGCTGATGGTGCTGGTGCTCGTGCTGATCGGCGGTGCGACCCGTCTGACCGAGTCTGGATTGTCGATTACCGAGTGGAAGCCGGTCACCGGCGTGCTCCCCCCGCTCGACCGTGCCGCGTGGGAGGCGGAATTCACGCGGTATCAGCAGATCCCCGAGTACCAGCAGCTCAACTTCGGCATGTCGCTGGCGCAGTTCCAGGTGATCTATCTCTGGGAATTCTCGCATCGGCTCTGGGCCCGGCTGGTTGGCCTCGCGCTGGCCCTGCCGCTGGTGTTCTTCCTCTGGCGGAAGGAACTGCGCGGTGCGCTGGCCTGGCGGATCGGCGGCATCCTCCTGCTGACCGGACTGCAAGGGGCGATGGGCTGGTACATGGTCAAGAGCGGCCTCACGGTCCGGACGGACGTCAGCCAGTACCGGCTTGCCGCCCACCTCGCCCTGGCGCTGATCGTGTACGCACTCGCGGTGTGGACCTCGGCCGAGTTGCTCGGCGTCGGCGACAGGGTGGAGGTGGTTGATCCGAAGGCCGACAGGCGACTGCGGCGCCGGACGGCGTGGTTTGCCGGATTCGTGTTCTTCACGATCATCAGCGGCGCGTTTGTCGCCGGGCTCGACGCCGGGCACGCCTGGAATACGTTTCCCTTGATGGGTGGCCAGGTGGTGCCGCCGGGTTACTCGGCCCTCTCCCCGTGGTATCTCAACGTCTTTGAGAACGTCGCCGCGGTGCAATTCCACCACCGGTTGCTTGGCATGTCCGTCGCGCTCCTCTCCGTGCTGCTCTGGCGGTCGAGCCGGGGTGTCGCATTGCCGGACCGCGCGCGACGGTGGTTCGCGTTGCTGGCCTTCCTCGCGACCGTGCAGATGGGACTGGGGATCACCACTCTGCTGCTGAAAGTGCCCGTGCCGGTGGGTGTGCTCCACCAGTTCGGCGCGGTGCTGGTCCTCACGACCGCATTACTCGCCCTCGCGTCGCTGCAAACGAAAAGCGGCCGGCATGGTCTGCCGGCCGCCCTCGATGCTGGTCCCGCTCGTCCCGTCAGTTCACGGTGA
- a CDS encoding DNA polymerase III subunit: MARRRLVSAVKNGQLPQVILIAGPEGVGKQRLGLWIAQLVLCEALGDEPCGQCRTCRLVLDLAHADLHWIVPIPRPKAGEPDKQVEEAAESIAEVLEERRKTPLYSPADGMSAHGMATARLIARRAGLTPVEGKKKVFIIGEADRLVAQESSPEAANALLKLFEEPPADTYFVLTTADPGKLLPTIRSRTVPLRLGRLSDADVKDFLSAHLEPAPAGAGLKQLVARANGSIGAALSESGAGAKSRRAAATWLEAVLAGAGPAAERALAQAPWSARGDFTDLLDAVAETLGDAAREAAGVESVAPVPAALAGREPTGLLQAQSLVAEARLAAQGNVNPQLLLGVLGSDLADVL; the protein is encoded by the coding sequence GTGGCCCGCCGTCGTCTTGTCAGCGCCGTGAAGAATGGCCAGCTCCCCCAGGTCATTCTCATTGCCGGTCCCGAAGGTGTCGGCAAGCAGCGACTGGGGCTCTGGATCGCTCAGCTGGTCCTCTGCGAGGCGCTGGGCGACGAACCCTGCGGCCAGTGTCGGACCTGCCGACTCGTCCTCGACCTGGCCCACGCCGACCTGCACTGGATTGTGCCGATCCCCCGCCCCAAGGCCGGGGAACCGGATAAGCAGGTGGAAGAGGCCGCCGAAAGCATCGCCGAGGTGCTCGAGGAGCGCCGGAAGACGCCCCTCTACTCCCCCGCCGACGGAATGTCGGCCCACGGGATGGCCACGGCCCGCTTGATTGCCCGGCGCGCAGGGCTGACGCCGGTTGAAGGGAAGAAGAAGGTGTTCATCATCGGCGAAGCCGACCGCCTGGTCGCCCAGGAGTCGAGCCCCGAGGCCGCCAACGCCCTCCTCAAGCTCTTCGAGGAGCCGCCGGCCGACACCTACTTCGTCCTGACCACCGCCGACCCGGGCAAGCTGCTGCCGACCATCCGGTCGCGCACGGTGCCCCTCAGGTTGGGGCGGCTCAGCGATGCGGACGTGAAGGACTTCTTGTCCGCGCATCTCGAGCCCGCCCCGGCGGGAGCCGGGTTGAAGCAGTTGGTGGCGCGCGCGAACGGGTCCATTGGCGCGGCGCTCTCGGAAAGCGGCGCCGGCGCCAAGAGCCGGAGGGCAGCCGCCACCTGGCTGGAGGCCGTGCTTGCAGGCGCCGGACCCGCCGCGGAGCGAGCCCTCGCACAGGCTCCTTGGTCGGCGCGAGGCGACTTCACAGACCTCCTGGATGCGGTGGCCGAGACACTCGGCGATGCCGCCCGTGAGGCCGCCGGAGTCGAGAGTGTCGCACCAGTTCCGGCCGCGCTGGCGGGCCGGGAGCCGACCGGCCTCCTGCAGGCACAGTCGCTGGTGGCGGAGGCCCGACTCGCCGCACAGGGCAACGTCAACCCGCAGCTCCTGCTTGGCGTGCTCGGCAGCGACCTGGCGGACGTCCTGTGA
- the moaC gene encoding cyclic pyranopterin monophosphate synthase MoaC — MSLSHLDAQGRARMVDVGEKPVTVRTATAEGRVRMSQAAFDLVAAQAVKKGDVLTVAEVAGTMAAKRTGELIPLCHPLPVDLVEVRATLEPALPGVHVTTRVRCEGRTGVEMEALTAAAVACLTVYDMVKAVDRGMTIEGVQVLDKTGGTHGDWKRT; from the coding sequence GTGAGCCTCTCCCACCTCGACGCCCAGGGACGGGCCAGGATGGTGGACGTGGGCGAGAAGCCGGTCACGGTCCGGACCGCGACGGCCGAGGGACGGGTGAGAATGTCGCAAGCGGCGTTCGACCTCGTGGCCGCGCAGGCCGTCAAGAAGGGTGACGTGCTCACGGTGGCAGAGGTGGCAGGCACCATGGCGGCCAAGCGGACCGGGGAGCTGATCCCCCTCTGCCACCCGCTGCCGGTCGACCTGGTCGAGGTCCGCGCGACGCTCGAGCCGGCGCTGCCCGGTGTGCACGTCACGACGCGCGTCCGGTGCGAGGGACGCACCGGTGTGGAGATGGAAGCGCTGACCGCGGCGGCGGTGGCCTGCCTCACCGTGTATGACATGGTGAAGGCGGTCGACCGCGGCATGACGATCGAAGGAGTGCAGGTGCTGGACAAGACTGGCGGGACGCACGGCGACTGGAAACGGACCTAA
- a CDS encoding transglycosylase SLT domain-containing protein: protein MTRTDHQIERNSPTPRLIVRGGVLLGAGVLVCALAGWPRRAGANDTAPTPSAEFVSREFRDISQRLEGASGETALLKLQLARTNAIFAYSAQYKIPADLSADIYDIALSEGIDPAMAFRLVRVESEFYERARSPMNAIGLTQLRLPTARFYKPEVTEADLFDRELNLRIGFRFLKDLVERFDGNVDHALLAYNRGPTTVAAILAQGGDPRNGYAKKVIKGDLRNANVPVTVN, encoded by the coding sequence TTGACCCGAACGGACCATCAGATCGAACGAAATTCCCCGACGCCCCGGCTCATTGTCCGGGGTGGCGTACTGCTTGGCGCCGGAGTCCTGGTGTGCGCGCTGGCCGGTTGGCCTAGGCGCGCCGGTGCCAATGATACCGCACCCACTCCCTCGGCCGAATTTGTGTCGCGGGAGTTCCGGGACATCTCCCAGCGGCTCGAGGGCGCGAGCGGCGAAACCGCCCTGCTCAAGCTCCAGCTGGCGCGCACCAACGCCATCTTCGCCTACTCCGCCCAGTACAAGATCCCGGCCGACCTTAGCGCGGACATTTACGACATTGCCCTGAGCGAGGGCATCGATCCCGCCATGGCGTTCCGGCTGGTGCGCGTGGAGAGCGAATTCTACGAGCGGGCCCGGAGTCCAATGAACGCCATCGGTCTCACGCAACTCCGCCTGCCGACGGCACGGTTCTACAAGCCCGAGGTGACGGAAGCGGACCTGTTCGACCGGGAGTTGAACCTGCGGATCGGATTCCGATTCCTGAAGGACCTGGTGGAGCGGTTCGACGGCAACGTTGATCACGCCCTGCTGGCGTACAACCGCGGTCCCACGACGGTAGCCGCCATCCTGGCGCAGGGCGGCGACCCGCGGAACGGGTATGCCAAGAAGGTGATCAAGGGTGACCTGCGGAACGCGAATGTCCCGGTCACCGTGAACTGA
- a CDS encoding cation:proton antiporter, with product MHSSIAFLTDLAIVLGVAALTSVLSQRLRLPPVFGYLVAGVLIGPTDFFPLVADVGTVQTLSELGVILLMFSLGLGFTIQKIAKLASTAGLIAAVEIGLCLSLGYLVGQALGWTRFESLFAGAIVAISSTMIIAKVFEDQHITGPLADIVYGVLVMEDLVAILFLAVLSAVIGGTGTAAETIAGTLPRLGLFLAVVTFVGLFAVPRAFRWIVRQRRDETTLVASVGLCFSAALLAHLAGFSVALGAFLAGSFVAEGGVSKQVEPLVRPLRDMFAAIFFVAVGMSIEPGAIVEYWPAVLALTAAVLVGKTVGVTSGAFLAGLGTRTSIRAGLSMGQIGEFSFIIAGLGVASGATGAFLAPVAVFVSVLTALLTPVFVARSTAVANQVDRRLPHALQTYATLYGSWVEAARSRPVSSTPAGRIRHLASVIALDAVLLTTILIGASLTLESGTDRLAEFLGLSTAATQAGAIVVALAALFPLLYGIVRGARALATAISMHAVPAAAPGRADLGAAPRQALLLSVQIGVVLIVGIPMVAVTLPVLPTFGGPALLGTLLLLLGVAFWRSARDLQGHVRAGASMIVEALAVTREHPASPATGIMSEVRQLLPGIGELTQVVVGTGDAAAGRTLAQLNLRGLTGASVVALCRGEERMVLPEGQEQLRVGDVLALTGSQRAIAAAAALLQG from the coding sequence ATGCACTCCTCCATCGCTTTCCTGACCGACCTGGCCATCGTGCTGGGCGTGGCCGCGCTCACCAGCGTGCTGTCGCAGCGCCTGCGCCTGCCACCAGTCTTCGGCTACCTGGTGGCCGGCGTGCTCATCGGCCCGACGGATTTCTTCCCGCTGGTCGCCGATGTCGGCACCGTGCAGACGCTCTCCGAGCTCGGTGTCATCCTGCTGATGTTCTCGCTCGGCCTTGGCTTCACGATCCAGAAGATCGCGAAACTGGCCTCCACGGCCGGTCTCATCGCCGCCGTCGAGATCGGACTCTGCCTGTCGCTCGGCTACCTGGTGGGGCAGGCCCTCGGCTGGACCCGCTTCGAAAGCCTGTTCGCCGGCGCCATCGTGGCCATCTCGAGCACCATGATCATCGCCAAGGTCTTCGAGGACCAGCACATTACCGGTCCGCTGGCCGACATTGTGTACGGCGTGCTCGTGATGGAAGACCTGGTGGCGATCCTCTTCCTGGCCGTGTTGAGCGCCGTCATCGGCGGCACCGGCACCGCCGCCGAGACGATCGCGGGCACCCTCCCGCGCCTTGGGCTCTTCCTCGCCGTCGTCACCTTTGTCGGACTCTTTGCGGTGCCGCGCGCTTTCCGCTGGATCGTGCGGCAGCGCCGGGACGAGACCACGCTCGTGGCAAGCGTCGGGCTCTGCTTCTCCGCCGCGCTCCTGGCCCATCTGGCCGGGTTTTCGGTGGCGCTCGGCGCCTTCCTGGCCGGGTCATTCGTGGCCGAGGGGGGGGTGTCGAAGCAGGTGGAACCGCTGGTCCGTCCGCTGCGTGACATGTTCGCGGCCATCTTCTTCGTGGCCGTCGGCATGTCGATCGAGCCGGGTGCCATCGTGGAGTACTGGCCCGCGGTGCTCGCCCTGACGGCGGCCGTGCTCGTCGGCAAGACCGTCGGTGTCACCTCTGGCGCCTTCCTCGCCGGCCTCGGCACGCGGACCTCGATTCGCGCCGGACTCTCGATGGGCCAGATCGGGGAGTTCTCGTTCATCATCGCGGGGCTCGGCGTCGCGAGCGGTGCCACCGGGGCGTTTCTGGCTCCGGTGGCCGTCTTCGTCTCGGTGCTGACGGCGCTCCTGACCCCGGTCTTCGTGGCTCGCTCGACTGCCGTGGCCAATCAAGTCGACCGGCGCCTGCCGCACGCCCTCCAGACCTACGCGACCCTGTATGGCTCCTGGGTCGAGGCTGCGCGGAGCCGTCCGGTCTCGAGCACCCCTGCCGGCCGCATTCGCCACCTGGCGAGCGTAATCGCGCTTGATGCGGTCCTGCTGACCACGATCCTGATCGGGGCCTCGCTCACGCTGGAGTCTGGAACCGACCGGCTCGCCGAGTTCCTCGGACTGTCCACGGCGGCCACCCAGGCCGGCGCCATCGTAGTCGCGCTCGCCGCCCTCTTCCCCCTGCTGTATGGCATCGTCCGGGGGGCGCGCGCGCTCGCGACGGCCATTTCCATGCATGCCGTTCCCGCCGCCGCCCCGGGGCGCGCGGATCTCGGCGCCGCGCCGCGCCAGGCGCTGCTGCTTTCGGTGCAGATCGGGGTGGTGCTGATCGTCGGCATCCCGATGGTGGCGGTTACCCTCCCCGTGCTCCCCACATTCGGGGGGCCCGCCTTGCTGGGGACGCTGCTCCTGCTGCTCGGCGTCGCCTTCTGGCGCTCCGCGCGGGACCTGCAGGGTCACGTCCGCGCCGGCGCCAGCATGATCGTCGAGGCGCTGGCCGTCACCCGCGAACACCCCGCTTCCCCCGCAACCGGCATCATGTCGGAAGTGCGGCAGCTGCTGCCCGGCATCGGCGAACTAACGCAGGTGGTTGTGGGCACGGGGGACGCGGCGGCGGGACGGACGCTCGCCCAACTCAACCTGCGTGGGTTGACGGGCGCATCAGTCGTGGCACTCTGTCGGGGAGAGGAACGGATGGTGCTTCCGGAGGGACAGGAGCAGCTGCGGGTGGGCGACGTGCTGGCGCTGACCGGATCGCAGCGCGCTATCGCTGCAGCGGCGGCCCTGCTCCAGGGCTAG
- a CDS encoding peptidylprolyl isomerase — MLKPLVAIAASAVFALPAFTGAQYPVGRIQTDKGEILFYLYPQTPNHRASFIRLANAHYFDSLTFNRVVKNFVVQGGCPDTPEGFTGSPYNLAPEFNDSLRHVYGAVGAGRDDNPQKLSAGCQLYIVVNKNGLPRLDGDYTIYGQVIKGMDVVEAIVSVPTDSLDAPQVPIKLHVDVVEMTAAQLAGSGYPVK, encoded by the coding sequence ATGCTCAAGCCCCTTGTCGCCATTGCGGCGTCTGCTGTGTTCGCGCTGCCGGCCTTCACCGGCGCGCAATACCCGGTCGGTCGCATCCAGACCGACAAGGGCGAGATTCTCTTCTATCTCTATCCGCAGACGCCCAACCACCGGGCGAGCTTCATCAGGCTCGCGAACGCCCACTACTTCGACTCGCTCACCTTCAATCGGGTCGTCAAGAATTTTGTGGTGCAGGGTGGCTGCCCCGACACCCCCGAAGGGTTCACGGGCTCTCCATACAATCTGGCGCCCGAGTTCAATGACAGCCTGCGTCATGTCTACGGGGCGGTCGGCGCCGGCCGCGACGATAATCCGCAGAAGCTCTCCGCTGGTTGCCAGCTGTACATTGTTGTCAACAAGAACGGGCTGCCCCGGCTCGACGGGGATTACACCATCTACGGGCAGGTCATCAAGGGCATGGACGTGGTGGAGGCGATCGTGTCGGTGCCCACGGACTCGCTGGACGCGCCGCAGGTGCCGATCAAGCTGCACGTCGACGTCGTGGAGATGACGGCGGCGCAGCTGGCCGGGTCTGGATACCCGGTGAAGTAG